The following proteins come from a genomic window of Lysinibacillus sp. G4S2:
- a CDS encoding ImmA/IrrE family metallo-endopeptidase, translated as IFYRKGDKMSEKIKFTDLLMEFGEQLAEITARRMLENNFGSSTFIGAYIEQFVRNLSKSAIIYEYMNDPFLFGGKVQYYKDGKEDSYVFINTYQSYRVQYFTLAHELFHLTPEHEKLIKAFDANNSNNDENLKKVVERSADRFAATLLLPENLVKGIWEKLIDEVKDQERIIYNLADMSCAPYEAVARRLVELNLHTSRKLDKSFKDKIKNYKDSDWEKERIDFMAIPSPLDIAIIDNEKLYKQRIEDTTPNPSTSDEEDPLKEFL; from the coding sequence ATATTTTTTATCGAAAGGGTGATAAGATGTCAGAAAAAATAAAATTCACTGATCTTCTAATGGAGTTTGGTGAACAATTAGCTGAAATTACAGCTAGGCGTATGTTAGAAAATAATTTCGGTTCATCCACTTTTATCGGAGCCTATATTGAGCAGTTTGTGAGAAATTTAAGTAAATCAGCAATTATCTATGAATATATGAATGATCCATTTTTATTTGGTGGGAAAGTTCAATATTATAAAGATGGAAAAGAAGACAGTTATGTTTTTATTAATACATATCAATCGTATAGAGTTCAATACTTTACTTTAGCTCATGAATTATTTCATTTAACTCCTGAGCATGAGAAATTAATTAAAGCGTTTGATGCGAACAATTCTAACAATGATGAAAATCTAAAAAAAGTCGTTGAACGTTCAGCGGATCGTTTTGCAGCGACTTTATTATTACCGGAAAACTTAGTTAAAGGTATTTGGGAAAAACTCATTGATGAAGTGAAAGACCAAGAAAGAATTATCTATAACCTTGCAGACATGAGTTGTGCACCGTATGAAGCTGTTGCGAGAAGATTAGTTGAGTTAAACTTACATACATCAAGAAAGTTAGACAAATCATTTAAAGACAAAATCAAGAATTATAAAGATAGTGATTGGGAAAAAGAGCGCATTGATTTTATGGCTATCCCTAGTCCTCTTGATATTGCAATAATTGATAATGAAAAGCTGTATAAGCAAAGAATAGAAGACACTACTCCTAATCCCTCAACTTCTGATGAAGAAGATCCGTTGAAGGAATTTTTATAG